A portion of the Chelonia mydas isolate rCheMyd1 chromosome 23, rCheMyd1.pri.v2, whole genome shotgun sequence genome contains these proteins:
- the SCAF1 gene encoding splicing factor, arginine/serine-rich 19 isoform X4, whose translation MGPSLPAAMEEEENPPPLAPEDPVGGSEEQGRPSDSPPDREPCQPVPLCTGQVIMLKALQQVVSGSFQSERPGRASEKDAERKKMSRKKWCRSPRADGPGSGKGGTGDPMGTCDRSSTVPEALGLFSGLAGALQFLQRSCTASVQTRLLLGPPAICGDAEPDEVELVAEVRLGDVAAASGIFRRERAWRVHKSASLPGPLAPCWRGAGSLPAALAPPSGPLDLKWPHRTHGGAASLPGTGRTRRVPGRWAVALGTGTGVSNGQQRPQAPAGRDPEAQRSQPPPTSALEKADSSSSSSSSCSSSSSSSSSSQQAAPPGGGDSNPCPLRSPDLDIYDPFHPTDEDNPGGDFGYAASPGKQQDQKYDPFDPTGSNPSSSRSSPSPDEEEEEEEEEEEDDAAAAPRPDMSHSISRISETLAGIYDENSLSQDFPGSEKGREEAEPSEAPVAGGRRPEKELAAGADSTLPEEENASEQSDGAPEPPPEPRRRVFVVDLASKSRSEAEANPKLEGKVSLEVVTAGNPKAPARGEKGPKAGRHRGGRRPSLDWAGADSEIEEGEIVQPEDERYSPIRLFRSRCRPVEQRPLRVAEGDDFLSLHADSDEEGDFGESQPEPRWKAAADLRRKILTQRRERYRHDSPKHSGSSSGSRKKAKRSRERRPPKAKEPRAGPWPPKKKSKSRSKSKERRRSRSRRRGSRSRSRRRGSRSWSPSLSTSLSAMGSERRRRSRERRRGRRSRSGSRARHKEKHRDGGGGKKKKKQQRSRSREKRPPRDKEREVHVLEEPKAEERRRDARTVVPPSIQDLNDTDLFTIKRTITVSRQDGSPEPAKREVLYDSEGLSFEGCFSDREPAEGPRHSSSKGEGGLPRKERPEEEAKPPKEKERKRGYTEERPAPREKSKKRFKEAPGRSAPEVGKAEKEKSRPEREKPPRKAKAGHKDSGKAGGSGRKVKLQSKVAVLIREGVSSTTVSGKEGGSIGIKFSRDKESRSPFLKPEEKGPGADAKAEPAKEPGVKAKKVKGLKAKAGLKKAKGPGAKTKGPSEAKKKKKLKAKTGLKKSKADSCSQGAGSPPAPAPEPAEGACSPRSPPPKPPPAPAEQELTPDSQTVDSSCKTPDVSFLPEEVAAPVPGEQQRAPAGEAQADSLSEPKEEPARVPPPPPAPTAWNLQGGVDCTTSSVLALTALLFKMEEANLASRAKAHELIQATNQILSHTKPSTSLAGSQVPAPPPTHTAAPYLLHGSLPLVGCSSTPPTPTGLPGTLGPASSGPGSGTLFGTGSGSDLGKRDGSTSSDGRGDTDKYLKKLHTQERAVEEVKLAIKPYYQKKEITKEEYKDILRKAVHKICHSKSGEINPVKVNNLVRAYVQRYKYFRKHGRRMEEEPGGPKDLGALEKASLPMPPL comes from the exons ATGG GACCCTCTCTGCCCGCAGccatggaagaggaggagaatccaCCTCCCCTGGCACCGGAGGATCCAgtggggggcagtgaggagcAGGGGCGGCCAAGCGATTCCCCCCCGGACAGGGAGCCATGTCAGCCGGttcctctctgcactgggcaggTCATCATGCTG AAGGCCCTGCAGCAGGTGGTGAGCGGCAGCTTCCAGAGCGAGCGGCCAGGCCGGGCCAGCGAGAAAG ATGCGGAGAGGAAGAAGATGAGCCGGAAGAAATGGTGTCGGAGCCCCCGGGCGGATGGGCCTGGCAGTGGCAAGGGGGGCACCGGGGACCCTATGGGCACGTGTGACCGGAGCAGCACT GTCCCCGAGGCCCTGGGTCTGTTCTCTGGCCTGGCAGGGGCCCTGCAGTTCCTGCAGAGATCATGCACCGCCTCCGTGCAGACCCGGCTCCTCCTGGGGCCCCCGGCCATCTG CGGGGACGCAGAGCCGGACGAGGTGGAGCTGGTGGCCGAGGTACGGCTAGGGGATGTGGCCGCTGCGTCCGGCATCTTCAGGAGAGAACGGGCCTGGAGGGTGCACAAATCAG cctccttACCTGGCCCCTTGGCGCCATGCTGGAGAGGAGCCGGCAGCCTCCCtgccgccctggccccgccttcCGGCCCCCTGGACCTTAAGTGGCCACACAGGACTCATGGGGGCGCAGCCTCGCTCCCCGGCACGGGCAGGACTCGGCGCGTCCCCGGCCGCTGGGCTGTGGCCCTGGGCACTGGCACGGGAGTCTCCAATgggcagcagcggccccaggccccagcaggcAGGGACCCGGAGGCCCAGCGCTCCCAGCCGCCCCCCACCAGTGCCCTGGAGAAGGCCGATTCCAGCTCGTCGTcgtcctcctcctgctcctcctcctcgtcatcctcctcctcctcccagcaggCAGCGCCCCCTGGGGGCGGGGAcagcaacccctgccccctgcgCTCGCCAGACCTGGATATTTATGATCCCTTCCACCCAACGGACGAGGACAACCCCGGCGGGGACTTTGGCTATGCAGCCTCGCCCGGCAAGCAGCAGGACCAGAAATACGACCCCTTCGACCCCACTGGCTCCAACCCCAGCTCCTcccgcagcagcccctcccccgacgaggaggaggaagaggaagaggaggaagaagaggacgaCGCCGCGGCTGCCCCCCGGCCCGACATGTCCCACAGCATCAGCCGCATCTCGGAGACCCTGGCCGGCATCTACGATGAGAACAGCTTGAGCCAGGACTTCCCCggctcggagaaggggcgggaggAGGCGGAGCCCAGCGAGGCACCAGTGGCTGGTGGCCGGCGCCCCGAAAAGGAGCTGGCGGCCGGGGCCGACTCCACCCTGCCCGAGGAGGAGAACGCGTCGGAGCAATCGGATGGGGCCCCTGAGCCACCCCCGGAGCCACGGCGCCGTGTCTTCGTGGTGGACCTGGCCAGCAAGAGCCGCTCGGAGGCGGAGGCCAACCCCAAGCTGGAGGGGAAGGTGTCGCTGGAGGTGGTGACGGCTGGAAACCCCAAGGCACCAGCACGGGGGGAGAAGGGCCCTAAGGCGGGCCGGCACCGGGGCGGGCGGCGCCCCTCTCTGGACTGGGCCGGCGCCGACTCGGAGATCGAGGAAGGTGAGATCGTGCAGCCAGAGGATGAACGCTACAGCCCCATCCGGCTCTTCCGCAGCCGGTGCCGGCCAGTCGAGCAGCGCCCCCTGCGGGTGGCAGAGGGGGACGATTTCCTGTCTCTCCACGCCGACTCGGACGAGGAGGGAGACTTCGGCGAAAGCCAGCCCGAGCCCCGGTGGAAGGCGGCTGCTGACCTGCGGCGCAAGATCCTGACGCAACGCCGCGAGCGGTACCGCCATGACTCACCCAAGCACTCGGGCTCCAGCTCGGGCTCCCGCAAGAAGGCCAAGCGGTCCCGTGAGCGCCGGCCCCCCAAGGCCAAGGAGCCCCGCGCCGGACCCTGGCCCCCCAAAAAGAAATCCAAGTCGCGCTCAAAGTCCAAGGAACGCCGGCGGTCCCGGTCCCGCCGGCGCGGCTCCCGCTCCCGGTCCCGCCGGCGCGGCTCCCGCTCCTGGTCGCCCTCCCTCAGCACCAGCCTGTCGGCCATGGGATCGGAGCGGCGCCGGCGGTCACGGGAGAGGCGGCGGGGCCGGCGCTCGCGCTCAGGGAGCCGGGCGCGGCACAAGGAAAAGCACCGGGACGGTGGCGGtggcaagaagaagaagaagcagcagcgcTCCCGCTCCCGGGAGAAGCGGCCGCCCCGCGACAAGGAGCGCGAGGTGCACGTCCTGGAGGAGCCCAAGGCGGAGGAGCGCCGTCGGGACGCACGCACTGTCGTGCCGCCCTCCATCCAGGACCTCAACGACACCGACCTCTTCACCATCAAGAGGACCATCACAGTCAGCCGGCAGGATGGCTCCCCGGAGCCGGCCAAGCGGGAAGTGCTCTACGACTCGGAGGGGCTGAGCTTCGAGGGCTGCTTCTCAGATCGCGAGCCCGCCGAGGGGCCCCGGCATTCGAGCagcaagggggaaggggggctgcccCGCAAGGAGCGGCCGGAGGAGGAGGCCAAGCCGCCCAAGGAGAAGGAGCGGAAGCGGGGATACACGGAGGAGCGCCCCGCGCCCCGCGAGAAGTCCAAGAAGAGGTTCAAGGAGGCGCCGGGCCGGTCGGCACCCGAGGTGGGCAAGGCGGAGAAGGAGAAGTCGCGGCCGGAGCGGGAGAAGCCCCCCCGGAAAGCCAAGGCTGGGCACAAGGACAGTGGCAAGGCAGGCGGCTCGGGCCGCAAGGTCAAGCTGCAGTCCAAGGTGGCGGTCCTGATCCGCGAGGGCGTCAGCAGCACCACGGTCTCCGGCAAGGAAGGGGGCTCCATCGGCATCAAGTTCAGCCGGGACAAGGAGAGCCGCTCACCCTTCCTCAAGCCGGAGGAGAAGGGGCCTGGGGCCGACGCCAAGGCGGAGCCGGCCAAGGAACCGGGTGTGAAAGCCAAGAAGGTCAAGGGGCTGAAAGCCAAGGCTGGGCTGAAGAAGGCCAAGGGGCCGGGGGCCAAGACCAAGGGGCCCTCGGAggccaagaagaagaagaagctgaAAGCCAAGACGGGGCTGAAGAAGTCCAAGGCggacagctgcagccagggggcCGGGAGcccgcctgcccccgccccggagcCGGCGGAGGGCGCCTGCTCCCCACGCAGCCCCCCGCCCAAGCCGCCGCCCGCCCCGGCCGAGCAGGAACTGACCCCCGACTCGCAGACGGTGGACAGCAGCTGCAAGACGCCCGACGTCTCCTTCCTGCCCGAGGAGGTGGCCGCGCCCGTGCCCGGCGAGCAACAGAGGGCGCCGGCGGGCGAGGCCCAGGCCGACAGCCTCTCCGAGCCCAAGGAGGAGCCCGCTCGtgtcccgcccccgcccccggcccccacAGCCTGGAACTTGCAGGGGGGCGTGGACTGCACCACCAGCAGCGTCCTGGCAC TGACCGCCCTGCTCTTCAAGATGGAGGAAGCCAACCTGGCAAGCCGGGCCAAGGCCCATGAACTGATCCAGGCCACCAACCAG ATCCTGAGTCACACCAAACCCTCCACATCCTTAGCCGGCTCCCAGGTGCCTGCACCGCCTCCCACCCACACGGCCGCCCCCTACCTGCTGCACGGCTCCCtgcccctggtgggctgcagctccacacccccgacccccaccGGGCTGCCTGGCACCCTCGGCCCGGCCTCATCGGGCCCTGGCAGTGGGACGCTCTTTGGCACCGGCTCCGGCAGCGACCTGGGCAAGCGGGACGGGAGCACCAGCTCCGACGGGCGCGGGGACACTGATAAG tACCTGAAGAAGCTGCACACGCAGGAGCGGGCGGTGGAGGAGGTGAAGCTGGCCATCAAGCCCTACTACCAGAAGAAGGAGATCACCAAGGAGGAATACAAGGACATCCTGCGCAAGGCGGTGCACAAG ATCTGCCACAGCAAGAGTGGGGAAATCAACCCAGTGAAGGTGAACAACCTGGTACGGGCCTACGTTCAGCGTTACAAGTACTTCCGGAAACACGGCCGCCGcatggaggaggagccggggggccCCAAGGACCTGGGGGCGCTGGAGAAGGCCTCGCTCCCCATGCCCCCCCTCTGA
- the SCAF1 gene encoding splicing factor, arginine/serine-rich 19 isoform X3 encodes MPGAVVPQFPSPPPGPADSISHRPPRRRSGRAGAGDGAERAMEEEENPPPLAPEDPVGGSEEQGRPSDSPPDREPCQPVPLCTGQVIMLKALQQVVSGSFQSERPGRASEKDAERKKMSRKKWCRSPRADGPGSGKGGTGDPMGTCDRSSTVPEALGLFSGLAGALQFLQRSCTASVQTRLLLGPPAICGDAEPDEVELVAEVRLGDVAAASGIFRRERAWRVHKSASLPGPLAPCWRGAGSLPAALAPPSGPLDLKWPHRTHGGAASLPGTGRTRRVPGRWAVALGTGTGVSNGQQRPQAPAGRDPEAQRSQPPPTSALEKADSSSSSSSSCSSSSSSSSSSQQAAPPGGGDSNPCPLRSPDLDIYDPFHPTDEDNPGGDFGYAASPGKQQDQKYDPFDPTGSNPSSSRSSPSPDEEEEEEEEEEEDDAAAAPRPDMSHSISRISETLAGIYDENSLSQDFPGSEKGREEAEPSEAPVAGGRRPEKELAAGADSTLPEEENASEQSDGAPEPPPEPRRRVFVVDLASKSRSEAEANPKLEGKVSLEVVTAGNPKAPARGEKGPKAGRHRGGRRPSLDWAGADSEIEEGEIVQPEDERYSPIRLFRSRCRPVEQRPLRVAEGDDFLSLHADSDEEGDFGESQPEPRWKAAADLRRKILTQRRERYRHDSPKHSGSSSGSRKKAKRSRERRPPKAKEPRAGPWPPKKKSKSRSKSKERRRSRSRRRGSRSRSRRRGSRSWSPSLSTSLSAMGSERRRRSRERRRGRRSRSGSRARHKEKHRDGGGGKKKKKQQRSRSREKRPPRDKEREVHVLEEPKAEERRRDARTVVPPSIQDLNDTDLFTIKRTITVSRQDGSPEPAKREVLYDSEGLSFEGCFSDREPAEGPRHSSSKGEGGLPRKERPEEEAKPPKEKERKRGYTEERPAPREKSKKRFKEAPGRSAPEVGKAEKEKSRPEREKPPRKAKAGHKDSGKAGGSGRKVKLQSKVAVLIREGVSSTTVSGKEGGSIGIKFSRDKESRSPFLKPEEKGPGADAKAEPAKEPGVKAKKVKGLKAKAGLKKAKGPGAKTKGPSEAKKKKKLKAKTGLKKSKADSCSQGAGSPPAPAPEPAEGACSPRSPPPKPPPAPAEQELTPDSQTVDSSCKTPDVSFLPEEVAAPVPGEQQRAPAGEAQADSLSEPKEEPARVPPPPPAPTAWNLQGGVDCTTSSVLALTALLFKMEEANLASRAKAHELIQATNQILSHTKPSTSLAGSQVPAPPPTHTAAPYLLHGSLPLVGCSSTPPTPTGLPGTLGPASSGPGSGTLFGTGSGSDLGKRDGSTSSDGRGDTDKYLKKLHTQERAVEEVKLAIKPYYQKKEITKEEYKDILRKAVHKICHSKSGEINPVKVNNLVRAYVQRYKYFRKHGRRMEEEPGGPKDLGALEKASLPMPPL; translated from the exons ATGCCGGGAGCCGTAGTTCcccagttcccctcccccccaccagggccGGCGGACTCCATCTCCCATCGGCCCCCGCGGCGCCGCAGCGGCCGAGCCGGAGCCGGAGACGGAGCCGAGCGGG ccatggaagaggaggagaatccaCCTCCCCTGGCACCGGAGGATCCAgtggggggcagtgaggagcAGGGGCGGCCAAGCGATTCCCCCCCGGACAGGGAGCCATGTCAGCCGGttcctctctgcactgggcaggTCATCATGCTG AAGGCCCTGCAGCAGGTGGTGAGCGGCAGCTTCCAGAGCGAGCGGCCAGGCCGGGCCAGCGAGAAAG ATGCGGAGAGGAAGAAGATGAGCCGGAAGAAATGGTGTCGGAGCCCCCGGGCGGATGGGCCTGGCAGTGGCAAGGGGGGCACCGGGGACCCTATGGGCACGTGTGACCGGAGCAGCACT GTCCCCGAGGCCCTGGGTCTGTTCTCTGGCCTGGCAGGGGCCCTGCAGTTCCTGCAGAGATCATGCACCGCCTCCGTGCAGACCCGGCTCCTCCTGGGGCCCCCGGCCATCTG CGGGGACGCAGAGCCGGACGAGGTGGAGCTGGTGGCCGAGGTACGGCTAGGGGATGTGGCCGCTGCGTCCGGCATCTTCAGGAGAGAACGGGCCTGGAGGGTGCACAAATCAG cctccttACCTGGCCCCTTGGCGCCATGCTGGAGAGGAGCCGGCAGCCTCCCtgccgccctggccccgccttcCGGCCCCCTGGACCTTAAGTGGCCACACAGGACTCATGGGGGCGCAGCCTCGCTCCCCGGCACGGGCAGGACTCGGCGCGTCCCCGGCCGCTGGGCTGTGGCCCTGGGCACTGGCACGGGAGTCTCCAATgggcagcagcggccccaggccccagcaggcAGGGACCCGGAGGCCCAGCGCTCCCAGCCGCCCCCCACCAGTGCCCTGGAGAAGGCCGATTCCAGCTCGTCGTcgtcctcctcctgctcctcctcctcgtcatcctcctcctcctcccagcaggCAGCGCCCCCTGGGGGCGGGGAcagcaacccctgccccctgcgCTCGCCAGACCTGGATATTTATGATCCCTTCCACCCAACGGACGAGGACAACCCCGGCGGGGACTTTGGCTATGCAGCCTCGCCCGGCAAGCAGCAGGACCAGAAATACGACCCCTTCGACCCCACTGGCTCCAACCCCAGCTCCTcccgcagcagcccctcccccgacgaggaggaggaagaggaagaggaggaagaagaggacgaCGCCGCGGCTGCCCCCCGGCCCGACATGTCCCACAGCATCAGCCGCATCTCGGAGACCCTGGCCGGCATCTACGATGAGAACAGCTTGAGCCAGGACTTCCCCggctcggagaaggggcgggaggAGGCGGAGCCCAGCGAGGCACCAGTGGCTGGTGGCCGGCGCCCCGAAAAGGAGCTGGCGGCCGGGGCCGACTCCACCCTGCCCGAGGAGGAGAACGCGTCGGAGCAATCGGATGGGGCCCCTGAGCCACCCCCGGAGCCACGGCGCCGTGTCTTCGTGGTGGACCTGGCCAGCAAGAGCCGCTCGGAGGCGGAGGCCAACCCCAAGCTGGAGGGGAAGGTGTCGCTGGAGGTGGTGACGGCTGGAAACCCCAAGGCACCAGCACGGGGGGAGAAGGGCCCTAAGGCGGGCCGGCACCGGGGCGGGCGGCGCCCCTCTCTGGACTGGGCCGGCGCCGACTCGGAGATCGAGGAAGGTGAGATCGTGCAGCCAGAGGATGAACGCTACAGCCCCATCCGGCTCTTCCGCAGCCGGTGCCGGCCAGTCGAGCAGCGCCCCCTGCGGGTGGCAGAGGGGGACGATTTCCTGTCTCTCCACGCCGACTCGGACGAGGAGGGAGACTTCGGCGAAAGCCAGCCCGAGCCCCGGTGGAAGGCGGCTGCTGACCTGCGGCGCAAGATCCTGACGCAACGCCGCGAGCGGTACCGCCATGACTCACCCAAGCACTCGGGCTCCAGCTCGGGCTCCCGCAAGAAGGCCAAGCGGTCCCGTGAGCGCCGGCCCCCCAAGGCCAAGGAGCCCCGCGCCGGACCCTGGCCCCCCAAAAAGAAATCCAAGTCGCGCTCAAAGTCCAAGGAACGCCGGCGGTCCCGGTCCCGCCGGCGCGGCTCCCGCTCCCGGTCCCGCCGGCGCGGCTCCCGCTCCTGGTCGCCCTCCCTCAGCACCAGCCTGTCGGCCATGGGATCGGAGCGGCGCCGGCGGTCACGGGAGAGGCGGCGGGGCCGGCGCTCGCGCTCAGGGAGCCGGGCGCGGCACAAGGAAAAGCACCGGGACGGTGGCGGtggcaagaagaagaagaagcagcagcgcTCCCGCTCCCGGGAGAAGCGGCCGCCCCGCGACAAGGAGCGCGAGGTGCACGTCCTGGAGGAGCCCAAGGCGGAGGAGCGCCGTCGGGACGCACGCACTGTCGTGCCGCCCTCCATCCAGGACCTCAACGACACCGACCTCTTCACCATCAAGAGGACCATCACAGTCAGCCGGCAGGATGGCTCCCCGGAGCCGGCCAAGCGGGAAGTGCTCTACGACTCGGAGGGGCTGAGCTTCGAGGGCTGCTTCTCAGATCGCGAGCCCGCCGAGGGGCCCCGGCATTCGAGCagcaagggggaaggggggctgcccCGCAAGGAGCGGCCGGAGGAGGAGGCCAAGCCGCCCAAGGAGAAGGAGCGGAAGCGGGGATACACGGAGGAGCGCCCCGCGCCCCGCGAGAAGTCCAAGAAGAGGTTCAAGGAGGCGCCGGGCCGGTCGGCACCCGAGGTGGGCAAGGCGGAGAAGGAGAAGTCGCGGCCGGAGCGGGAGAAGCCCCCCCGGAAAGCCAAGGCTGGGCACAAGGACAGTGGCAAGGCAGGCGGCTCGGGCCGCAAGGTCAAGCTGCAGTCCAAGGTGGCGGTCCTGATCCGCGAGGGCGTCAGCAGCACCACGGTCTCCGGCAAGGAAGGGGGCTCCATCGGCATCAAGTTCAGCCGGGACAAGGAGAGCCGCTCACCCTTCCTCAAGCCGGAGGAGAAGGGGCCTGGGGCCGACGCCAAGGCGGAGCCGGCCAAGGAACCGGGTGTGAAAGCCAAGAAGGTCAAGGGGCTGAAAGCCAAGGCTGGGCTGAAGAAGGCCAAGGGGCCGGGGGCCAAGACCAAGGGGCCCTCGGAggccaagaagaagaagaagctgaAAGCCAAGACGGGGCTGAAGAAGTCCAAGGCggacagctgcagccagggggcCGGGAGcccgcctgcccccgccccggagcCGGCGGAGGGCGCCTGCTCCCCACGCAGCCCCCCGCCCAAGCCGCCGCCCGCCCCGGCCGAGCAGGAACTGACCCCCGACTCGCAGACGGTGGACAGCAGCTGCAAGACGCCCGACGTCTCCTTCCTGCCCGAGGAGGTGGCCGCGCCCGTGCCCGGCGAGCAACAGAGGGCGCCGGCGGGCGAGGCCCAGGCCGACAGCCTCTCCGAGCCCAAGGAGGAGCCCGCTCGtgtcccgcccccgcccccggcccccacAGCCTGGAACTTGCAGGGGGGCGTGGACTGCACCACCAGCAGCGTCCTGGCAC TGACCGCCCTGCTCTTCAAGATGGAGGAAGCCAACCTGGCAAGCCGGGCCAAGGCCCATGAACTGATCCAGGCCACCAACCAG ATCCTGAGTCACACCAAACCCTCCACATCCTTAGCCGGCTCCCAGGTGCCTGCACCGCCTCCCACCCACACGGCCGCCCCCTACCTGCTGCACGGCTCCCtgcccctggtgggctgcagctccacacccccgacccccaccGGGCTGCCTGGCACCCTCGGCCCGGCCTCATCGGGCCCTGGCAGTGGGACGCTCTTTGGCACCGGCTCCGGCAGCGACCTGGGCAAGCGGGACGGGAGCACCAGCTCCGACGGGCGCGGGGACACTGATAAG tACCTGAAGAAGCTGCACACGCAGGAGCGGGCGGTGGAGGAGGTGAAGCTGGCCATCAAGCCCTACTACCAGAAGAAGGAGATCACCAAGGAGGAATACAAGGACATCCTGCGCAAGGCGGTGCACAAG ATCTGCCACAGCAAGAGTGGGGAAATCAACCCAGTGAAGGTGAACAACCTGGTACGGGCCTACGTTCAGCGTTACAAGTACTTCCGGAAACACGGCCGCCGcatggaggaggagccggggggccCCAAGGACCTGGGGGCGCTGGAGAAGGCCTCGCTCCCCATGCCCCCCCTCTGA